The Equus quagga isolate Etosha38 chromosome 2, UCLA_HA_Equagga_1.0, whole genome shotgun sequence genome has a window encoding:
- the ADAL gene encoding adenosine deaminase-like protein — MTEAEEQQPWKTAFYSELPKVELHAHLNGSISSNTMKKLIAKKPGLKIHDQMTVIDKGKKRTLEECFQMFQIIHQFTTSPEDILMVTKDVIKEFADDGVKYLELRSTPRRENATGMTEKTYVESILEGIKQCKQEDLDIDVRYLIAIDRRGGPSVAKETVKLAQEFFLSTDDTVLGLDLSGDPTAGQAKDFLEPLLEAKKAGLKLALHLSEIPNQKQETQVLLDLLPDRIGHGTFLSSSEEGSLDLVNFVRQHQIPLELCLTSNIKSQTVPSYDQHHFGFWYSISHPSVICTDDKGVFATHLSQEYQLAAETFNLTQSQMWDLSYESIDYIFASDSTRSELRRKWNHLKHKVLHY; from the exons ATGACAGAAGCGGAAGAACAGCAGCCATGGAAGACAGCCTTTTACTCAGAATTACCTAAAGTG GAACTTCATGCCCACTTAAATGGATCCATTAGTTCTAATACCATGAAGAAGTTAATAGCCAAGAAGCCAGGTCTTAAAATCCACGATCAGATGACTGTGAttgacaagggaaagaaaagaactttggaAGA GTGTTTCCAGATGTTTCAGATTATTCATCAGTTTACAACCAGCCCTGAAGATATTCTAATG GTCACAAAAGATGTGATTAAAGAATTTGCAGATGATGGTGTCAAGTACTTGGAACTAAGGAGCACACCTAGAAGAGAAAACGCTACAG GAATGACTGAAAAAACTTATGTGGAATCTATACTTGAGGGTATAAAACAGTGCAAACAAGAAGACTTAGACATTGACGTTAG GTATTTGATAGCAATTGACAGAAGAGGTGGCCCTTCAGTAGCCAAGGAGACTGTTAAACTTGCTCAAGAATTCTTCCTTTCTACTGATGATACAGTTCTTGGCCTTGACCTCAGTGGAGACCCTACC GCAGGACAAGCAAAAGACTTCTTAGAACCTCTTTTAGAAGCTAAAAAAGCAGGTCTGAAGTTGGCATTGCATCTTTCCGAG ATTCCAAACCAAAAACAAGAAACACAAGTACTCCTGGATCTGCTTCCTGACAGAATTGGGCATGGGACATTTCTCAGCTCCTCTGAGGAAGGATCCCTGGATCTGGTGAACTTTGTGAGGCAACACCAGATACCACTGG AACTCTGTTTAACCTCAAACATCAAAAGTCAGACAGTTCCATCTTATGACCAGCATCATTTTGGATTCTGGTACAGCATTTCCCATCCTTCTGTGATCTGT ACTGATGATAAGGGTGTTTTTGCAACACACCTTTCTCAAGAGTACCAGCTGGCGGCTGAAACATTTAATTTGACCCAGTCCCAGATGTGGGATCTGTCTTATGAATCCATCGACTACATCTTTGCTTCTGACAGCACCAGGTCTGAACTGAGGAGGAAGTGGAACCATCTGAAGCACAAAGTGTTACATTATTAA
- the LCMT2 gene encoding tRNA wybutosine-synthesizing protein 4, translated as MGPRSRERRAGAVQNTNDSSALSKSSLAARGYVHDTFAALLVPGTARRAPLIHRGYYVRARAVRHCVRAFLEQTCAAPGAPRGQVVSLGAGSDSLYFRLKSAGRLAGAAVWEVDFPDVARRKAERIRDMPKLRALTGPFQSGDPASPLCFESPDYRILGLDLRQLPQLDRALAAAGLDAAAPTLLLAEAVLTYLEPDDAAALITWAARRFPNALFVVYEQMRPHDAFGQFMLQHFRQLNSPLHGLDRFPDVEAQRHRFLQAGWTACSAMDMNGFYRCLVPAEERGRMERLEPFDEFEEWHLKCAHYFILAASRGDALSQTLVFPSSDAFPRVDPAAPSGIFPTMVVTSDSQGPDLKRYGHSSVLLSSGIILSAGGFGVQEGRHCRISKFHLLSRYCDTEWKGNQICGWGTGAQWDGRLYHTMTRLSDTQVLVLGGRLSPVTPALGILQLHFCKNENNSTENLNVTVTKAGPEEDSTLSRWRHSTTEVSYENQKYLFVYGGRSVVEPVLSDWHFLHVGTLAWVRIPVEGEAPEGRHSHSACSWQGGALIAGGLGASEEPLSSVLFLKPISCGFLWESIVIQPPITPRYSHTAHVLNGKLLLVGGIWIHSSSIPGVTVIDLTTGLSSEYQIDTACVPWPLMLHNHTSVLLPEEQQLLLLGGGGNCFSFGTYFNPHTVTLDLSSLSARP; from the coding sequence ATGGGCCCGCGGAGCCGCGAGCGTCGGGCAGGGGCAGTACAGAATACCAACGACAGCAGCGCCCTCAGCAAGAGCTCTCTGGCCGCGCGCGGGTACGTGCACGACACCTTTGCCGCGTTGCTAGTTCCGGGGACTGCGCGCCGCGCGCCTCTCATCCACCGCGGCTACTACGTCCGCGCACGCGCCGTGCGGCACTGTGTGCGCGCCTTCCTGGAGCAGACGTGCGCCGCCCCGGGCGCGCCTCGCGGCCAGGTTGTGTCGCTGGGCGCCGGCTCGGACTCGCTGTATTTTCGCCTCAAAAGTGCCGGCCGCCTGGCCGGGGCTGCGGTCTGGGAGGTAGATTTTCCCGACGTGGCGCGGCGCAAAGCGGAGAGGATTCGAGATATGCCGAAGCTGCGCGCGTTAACGGGACCCTTCCAGAGTGGGGACCCCGCGTCACCGCTGTGCTTTGAGAGCCCGGACTACCgcatcctgggcctggacctgcGGCAGCTCCCTCAGTTGGACCGGGCCCTGGCCGCCGCGGGCCTTGACGCGGCCGCACCCACCCTGCTCCTGGCCGAGGCCGTGCTGACTTACCTCGAGCCAGATGATGCCGCGGCCCTCATCACCTGGGCGGCCCGGCGTTTTCCTAATGCCCTTTTCGTGGTCTACGAGCAGATGAGGCCGCATGATGCCTTTGGCCAGTTCATGCTGCAACATTTTCGGCAGCTGAATTCCCCCCTGCACGGCCTCGACCGCTTCCCCGACGTGGAGGCCCAGCGGCACCGCTTCCTTCAGGCTGGCTGGACTGCCTGCAGTGCCATGGACATGAATGGGTTCTATCGCTGCCTTGTGCCCGCAGAAGAACGCGGGCGCATGGAAAGGCTTGAACCTTTTGATGAGTTTGAGGAGTGGCATCTGAAGTGCGCCCACTATTTCATTCTGGCCGCTTCTAGGGGAGACGCTCTCTCCCAAACTCTGGTGTTTCCATCTTCAGACGCCTTTCCTCGGGTGGATCCTGCCGCCCCTTCAGGAATCTTCCCTACCATGGTAGTCACTAGTGACAGCCAGGGCCCAGACCTTAAGAGATATGGCCACAGCTCTGTCCTGTTGAGCTCAGGCATTATTCTCAGTGCGGGAGGATTTGGAGTGCAAGAGGGAAGGCATTGCCGAATTAGCAAGTTTCACTTGCTCTCAAGATATTGTGACACTGAATGGAAAGGCAACCAAATATGCGGTTGGGGGACTGGAGCTCAGTGGGATGGACGGCTTTATCATACCATGACAAGACTTTCAGATACTCAGGTTCTGGTTCTGGGAGGGAGACTGTCCCCAGTAACTCCAGCCTTGGGGATTCTCCAACTTCATTTTTGTAAGAATGAGAATAATAGCACTGAGAACCTAAATGTAACAGTAACAAAGGCGGGCCCAGAAGAAGATTCCACTTTGTCACGTTGGAGGCATTCAACAACAGAAGTGTCCTATGAGaaccaaaaatatttgtttgtgtATGGGGGTCGAAGTGTGGTGGAACCTGTACTAAGTGACTGGCATTTTCTGCATGTGGGGACACTGGCTTGGGTCCGGATCCCAGTGGAGGGGGAAGCACCTGAAGGTCGGCATTCCCACAGTGCTTGCAGCTGGCAAGGGGGAGCCCTTATTGCTGGAGGTCTGGGTGCTTCCGAGGAGCCACTGAGCTCTGTACTCTTTCTGAAACCAATCTCTTGTGGATTCCTCTGGGAATCAATAGTCATCCAGCCTCCCATTACCCCAAGGTACTCCCACACAGCTCATGTGCTCAATGGGAAGCTTTTGCTGGTTGGAGGGATCTGGATTCATTCCTCCTCCATTCCTGGAGTGACTGTTATCGATTTGACTACAGGATTGAGCTCTGAGTATCAGATTGACACAGCGTGTGTGCCATGGCCATTAATGTTACACAACCATACCAGCGTCCTCCTTCCTGAAGAGCAACAGCTCCTGCTCCTTGGAGGTGGTGGGAACTGCTTTTCCTTTGGCACCTACTTCAACCCCCATACAGTGACATTAGACCTTTCTTCCTTAAGTGCTAGGCCGTAA